One bacterium genomic window, GATCTGTCCATACGCGGCGAGATACTGAATCTGCTCTCGGACCTGCGCGATAAATTCTCTCTCACCTATCTTTTCATAGCGCACGACCTCAAGGTGGTGGAGAACATCAGCCATCGCGTCGCGGTCATGTATCTCGGCAGGATAATGGAGATATTCCCTGCGGACCGCCTCGCTGAGGCGCGCCATCCGTACACTCAGGCCCTGGTCTCTGCGGTGCCGGTGCCGGACCCGCGCGTGAAGAGGGCAAGGGCGGTGCCGAAGGGGGACGTCCCGTCGCAGATCGCCCCGCCGTCCGGCTGCCCGTTTCATCCGCGCTGCCCGTACGCCGAGGCGCAGTGCAGCCGTGAGGAACCCGCACTCGTGGAGTATCAGCCTGGATTTTCCGCTTCCTGCCTGCTCATAGACAGGATGGAGTCCCGCAGGATCGGAGTTTCCGCCCCGGCATTCGCCGGAGGCTCATCGTAACACGGCACAGGAGGAGGCATCCATGAGAAGGATCATCATTTCGGCGGCAGCCGCAGCAGCGATAGCTTTCATGGCGACCGGCGCGCTGGCGAAGAAGACCCAGGTCTTTCGCGCGGCCGGGGGCACGAACGTGGCGCCGGTCGGTCTCTCGATCGACGCGAGCTACGACCAGCGCTTCGACGGCTTCATCCCGGGGTACAAGGTCATCAATGTGGCGATGATCAACCAGTCGTTCAACATCATCTACCTCGACCCTGAGAAGGACCGCTGGAGCGTGAAGTTCGCCGGGAAGTCGAAGCCCGTGATCGCGACACACGATCTCAGGCGCTCTGACCCGAAGGCGTGGTCGGAGCTTCCTGAGAAGACCAAGAACCTGCTCGCATATCCGCTCTTCCTCCCTGTGGGCGCAAGGCAGGTGATCGACGTCTTTGTGCCCGATACGGTCGATGTGGCGGCCTTCAACGAGGTGAGCATCTATCTCAAGTCGCTCGACGCCAGGATCGAGATACTTGCCAGACAGTGATGGGGATCACGATAGTCCAGAGAAGCGACCTGGCCAGGGCCAGGACCCGCGCGAGCAGGGCGCTCATCCTCGCGGGCGGCGCCATCACCGGAGGTTCGTTCATGGCAGGGGGCCTCAAGGCCTTGAACGACTACCTCGTGGGCTCGGGAGTCAACGATTTCGACATATTCGTTGGGATAAGCTCCGGCAGCATACTCGCGGCGCCGCTGGCCGGAGGGATCTCGCCCGAGTCGATGCTCAAAAGCCTGGACGGCACCTCCCGCCACTTCTCCCAGCTCACGGCATGGCATTGCTACAGGCCCAACATCTCGGAGATCGTATCCAGGCCGATCAGCTTCTTCCTCGGCGCGGCCATGTGGCTGCCCGGCGGCATAGTCCGCCTGGCGCAGCGCCACGGCGAGTGGAGGAAGGGGATGCTGGGTTCGATCTGGCAATTCGTGCTCGAGCCTTCAAAACAAAATTACGACGACCTCATGGGGCCGCTGCTCAAGGTGCTGGCTGAGGGCGATCTGCCGTCGCTCTTCGCATTGCTGCCCTCCGGGCTCTTCGACAACAGCCCGATAGAGGCCTACATCCGCGAGAACATAGAGAAGAACGGGCTGACCAACGATTTCGACGAGACGCTCAAATACACGGGCAAGAGGCTCTACATATCGGCGGTGCGGCTCGACGGCGCGCGCAGGGTCGTCTTCGGCCCGGGCGAGGAGACGGGGCTCACCATCTCCGAGGCGATCCAGGCATCGACCGCGCTGCCCGGGTTCTACAAACCTGCGCGCATAGGCGGGGTCGACTACGTGGACGGCGGCGTGCAGGAGACCGCGAACATCGACACCGCGGTGGACAGGGGGGCGAAGCTCATCGTCTGCTACAACCCGTTTCGCCCCTACGACCCGGAGCAGTTCGTGGAGGGAATGAGCCGTCGCCGCAGGAGCGGGAAGAGGCTTGCGACCGACGGCATCGCCACCGTGCTCAACCAGATACTCAGGGCCTTCTTCCACGCCAGGCTCGCGGTTGCGCTCAAACGCTTCCGCGACGATCCTTCCTTCGACGGCGACATAATACTCATCGAGCCCAGGGCGAACGACGAGGCGTTCTTCTCGCTCAACCCGCTGCTCCTCAGGAACCGGATCGCGGCTGCCAGGTTGGGTTTCATCTCTGCGCGGAGCTCCATAGAGGAGCGCTTCGACGAGATATCCGGTATCATGGCCGCATACGGGGTCGAGATGAACAGGGAGGGAGTGAACAAGAAGTACGAGAAGATTGCACAGCCCGGGGCCAGCGAGCGCGAGATACAGAGGCTGCTCGAGGGGCGCGAGAAGAGGGCCAAGGCCAGGGTTGAGGCCAGGGCCAAGGCCAAGAAGAAGAAGAGGGCGTCGAGATGAGGAAGCAGCTCGATATATTCTCCGGCGACGAACCCGCGGAGGCCGGCGGCAGGAAGGGATCCAAAGCGCCCAGGAAGAAGCGCGTCGGGCCCAGCCGCGGCCGAGAGGTGAAGAAGGCGCCGATGATCGTGGATTCGTACACGCCGGAGTCTCCGGTCCCCGGTCGCAATGAGCTTCCCCATATTCACACCATCTCCGAGATCACCGAGCGGATTAAAAACCACCTCGAGGCTGAGTTCGTTGACGTGTGGGTGACCGGCGAGGTCACGGACTTCCGGGGCCGCAAGGGCCCGCACATGTATTTCGCCCTCAAGGACGAGAAGAGCCGGATCAGCGCGATAATCTTCGGCGCAAACGGCAGGCTCCCGTTCGAGCTCGTCGACGGGCAGAAGCTCATCTGTCGCGGCAGGCTCAACGTCTACGAGCCCAAGGGCGCCTATTCGCTGATAGTGGACCCGGCGCATTGCGAGCCCGAGGGGATCGGTGCGCTCAAGCTCGCATTCGAACAGCTCAAGAAGAAGCTCGCCGCGGAGGGGCTCTTCGATCCTGCGCGCAAGAGGCCGATACCGTATCTCCCTCGCAGGATCGGCATCGTCACCGCGCCACAGGGCGCTGCGATCCGCGACCTCATCCACGTGCTCACGCGCCGCTTCCCGAACATCGAGATACTGCTGCACCCGGCGCGAGTGCAGGGCGAGGGGGCGGGCGCCGAGATAGCCGCTGCGATTGAGGCGATGAACCTGATCCCTGACATCGACGTCCTGATCGTCGGCCGCGGCGGCGGATCCATGGAGGACCTCTGGTGTTTCAACGAGGAGGTCGTGGCGCGCGCCATCGCGGCATCTAAGATTCCGGTCATCTCAGCGGTGGGCCACGAGATCGACTTCACTATCGCTGACTTCGTCGCCGACCTCCGAGCTGCGACACCCTCTGCGGCCGCTGAGCTCGCGGTGCCTGTGCGCGACGACCTTGCGCGCGCGATCGGCGAGACCAGGGGAAGGCTCGCACAGGGGCTCCGGCGCCTGGTCGAGAGAAAATATCTGGAGCTGAAGCGGATCGAGGGGAGGATGGCGGATCCAACCCGCCGATTCCCGGATCTGATCCAGCGCGTGGACGGGCTGAGGCAGAGGATGATCTACTCGCTCAACGTGAAGGCAAAGAGCCTTGAGCAGAATCTTTCCAAACTTTCATCCAATCTCGAACATCTGTCCCCGCTCGGAGTCCTCGCCAAGGGTTACGCCGTGATCGAGGGCCCGGACGGCCTGGCGGTGCGCGATTCCTCAAAACTCAATCTCGGCGATTCCCTCGGCCTCCGCTTCCACAAAGGCTCCGCCTCCGCCAAGGTCACCAAAATTCAATAGGAACCAGTCCGCGTCCGCAGTTCAAAAGGGGACAGTCCGCGTCCGCAGTTCAAGAGGGGACAGTCCGCGGCCGCAGTTCAAAAGGGGACAGTCCGCGGCAGACTGAGGATACTTGTGATACATTAGCGGCCTGTCCCCGGTTAGACCTTTGATGTTATTCTGAACGATAGCGAAGAATCCCGTTGAGACAGCGATTTCGGTCCTTTCCTCC contains:
- a CDS encoding patatin-like phospholipase family protein, translated to MGITIVQRSDLARARTRASRALILAGGAITGGSFMAGGLKALNDYLVGSGVNDFDIFVGISSGSILAAPLAGGISPESMLKSLDGTSRHFSQLTAWHCYRPNISEIVSRPISFFLGAAMWLPGGIVRLAQRHGEWRKGMLGSIWQFVLEPSKQNYDDLMGPLLKVLAEGDLPSLFALLPSGLFDNSPIEAYIRENIEKNGLTNDFDETLKYTGKRLYISAVRLDGARRVVFGPGEETGLTISEAIQASTALPGFYKPARIGGVDYVDGGVQETANIDTAVDRGAKLIVCYNPFRPYDPEQFVEGMSRRRRSGKRLATDGIATVLNQILRAFFHARLAVALKRFRDDPSFDGDIILIEPRANDEAFFSLNPLLLRNRIAAARLGFISARSSIEERFDEISGIMAAYGVEMNREGVNKKYEKIAQPGASEREIQRLLEGREKRAKARVEARAKAKKKKRASR
- the xseA gene encoding exodeoxyribonuclease VII large subunit, with translation MIVDSYTPESPVPGRNELPHIHTISEITERIKNHLEAEFVDVWVTGEVTDFRGRKGPHMYFALKDEKSRISAIIFGANGRLPFELVDGQKLICRGRLNVYEPKGAYSLIVDPAHCEPEGIGALKLAFEQLKKKLAAEGLFDPARKRPIPYLPRRIGIVTAPQGAAIRDLIHVLTRRFPNIEILLHPARVQGEGAGAEIAAAIEAMNLIPDIDVLIVGRGGGSMEDLWCFNEEVVARAIAASKIPVISAVGHEIDFTIADFVADLRAATPSAAAELAVPVRDDLARAIGETRGRLAQGLRRLVERKYLELKRIEGRMADPTRRFPDLIQRVDGLRQRMIYSLNVKAKSLEQNLSKLSSNLEHLSPLGVLAKGYAVIEGPDGLAVRDSSKLNLGDSLGLRFHKGSASAKVTKIQ